In Mercurialis annua linkage group LG6, ddMerAnnu1.2, whole genome shotgun sequence, the following are encoded in one genomic region:
- the LOC126686271 gene encoding peroxidase N1-like yields the protein METYSKVLSVMCMFIAIAANSAQGQAGTRVGFYSSSCPRAESIVRSTVTTHFRSNPGIAPGLLRMHFHDCFVRGCDASVLISGANTERTAPPNLGLRGFEVIDDAKTQLEAICPGVVSCADILTLASRDSVVLSGGISWAVPTGRRDGRVSLASEASTLPGFTESVDSQKQKFAALGLNAQDLVVLVGGHTIGTTACQFFSYRLYNTSANVADPSINASFLPQLQALCPQNGDGTRRIALDTDSANRFDNNFFANLRNGRGILESDQKLWTDASTRSIVQRFLGIRGLAGLSFNVEFGRSMIKMSNIQVKTGTDGEIRKICSAIN from the exons ATGGAGACATATTCTAAAGTGTTGAGTGTAATGTGCATGTTCATTGCCATTGCTGCTAATTCAGCACAAGGGCAAGCAGGCACTCGGGTCGGATTCTATTCGAGTTCATGTCCTAGAGCTGAGTCCATTGTACGCTCCACAGTTACAACTCATTTTAGGAGCAACCCGGGAATAGCTCCTGGTTTGCTGAGGATGCATTTCCATGACTGTTTCGTTCGAGGTTGCGACGCTTCTGTTCTTATTAGCGGCGCCAACACTGAGAGAACTGCACCACCCAATCTTGGGCTGAGAGGTTTTGAAGTCATTGATGACGCTAAGACTCAGCTTGAAGCTATATGTCCTGGAGTTGTTTCTTGTGCTGATATTCTTACTCTTGCGTCCCGTGATTCCGTTGTTTTG AGTGGTGGAATAAGTTGGGCAGTGCCTACTGGACGTAGAGATGGGCGTGTCTCATTGGCATCTGAAGCTTCTACTTTGCCTGGCTTTACTGAATCTGTTGAttctcaaaaacaaaaatttgcTGCTCTCGGACTTAATGCTCAAGATCTTGTCGTACTTGTTG GAGGTCACACCATAGGGACTACAGCTTGCCAATTCTTTAGTTACAGATTATACAATACATCAGCAAATGTGGCCGACCCTTCCATTAATGCTTCGTTTCTTCCTCAATTACAAGCACTCTGTCCACAAAACGGCGACGGGACTAGGAGAATTGCACTCGACACGGACAGTGCAAACAGATTCGACAATAATTTCTTCGCGAACTTGAGAAATGGCCGAGGAATACTGGAGTCTGATCAAAAGTTATGGACGGATGCTTCGACGAGAAGCATCGTACAACGTTTCTTGGGTATAAGAGGATTGGCTGGACTAAGCTTCAATGTTGAATTTGGAAGGTCGATGATCAAGATGAGTAACATTCAAGTGAAGACAGGCACTGATGGCGAAATTAGAAAGATATGCTCTGCAATAAATTAA